The following are encoded in a window of Methanobrevibacter sp. V74 genomic DNA:
- the tfrA gene encoding fumarate reductase (CoM/CoB) subunit TfrA produces MEIKTISTDVLIIGSGGAGSRAAIEVDDSGLKAIIVSKGLSFRSGCTGMAEGGYNAVFKTVDKDDSTDAHIFDTLKGGSYLNDEKLVEILVNESPKRLIDLENYGALFDRQESGKIDQRPFGGQTYRRTCYQGDRTGAELLNALKEEIIKRDIECIEEVMISSLVSDKNQVIGAIGLRLKDSTIIYFKAKAVILASGGAGQLYPVTSNTFQKNGDGYAIAYHAGADLLDMEQVQFHPTGMVAPESKKGVLVTEAVRAEGGKLINRDGERFMSKYAPEKMELATRDVVARSIYQEIVEGRGTENGGVYLDISHLDDEYIEEKLETMVLQFENVGVDIKHGPIEVAPTAHHFMGGLKINPDASTSLKNLFGAGEVCGGVHGANRLGGNALADTQVFGKIAGESASEIAKTTELKSNYEMVKAEASRIESLIKKGSIKPKEFKNNIKKLMWEKVAIVRDEKTLNEALAQLQEMKKEIVNLDVKNTKQYNDDLLTVLEIINMVDICILTVKSAILRKESRGAHYRSDFPETKDEWKKSIVINKNEIKFEAR; encoded by the coding sequence ATGGAAATAAAAACTATCTCAACAGATGTATTAATTATCGGATCTGGCGGAGCAGGTTCAAGGGCAGCTATTGAAGTTGATGATTCAGGTTTAAAAGCAATAATTGTGTCAAAAGGTCTGTCATTTAGGTCTGGCTGTACCGGAATGGCAGAAGGAGGATACAATGCAGTATTCAAAACTGTTGATAAAGACGACTCAACTGATGCACATATATTTGACACATTAAAAGGTGGAAGCTATTTAAATGATGAAAAATTAGTCGAAATTCTTGTAAATGAATCTCCGAAAAGGCTAATTGACCTTGAAAACTACGGCGCATTATTTGACCGTCAAGAATCAGGAAAAATAGACCAAAGACCTTTTGGAGGTCAAACCTATAGAAGAACTTGTTATCAGGGAGATAGAACTGGTGCAGAATTATTAAATGCACTTAAAGAAGAAATTATTAAAAGAGACATTGAATGTATCGAAGAGGTTATGATATCCTCTTTAGTTAGTGATAAAAACCAAGTTATCGGTGCAATAGGCCTTAGATTAAAAGATTCCACCATAATATACTTTAAAGCTAAAGCCGTTATCCTTGCAAGTGGAGGAGCTGGACAATTATACCCTGTAACATCCAATACCTTTCAAAAAAACGGAGATGGTTATGCAATAGCTTATCATGCTGGAGCTGATCTATTAGATATGGAACAAGTGCAATTTCACCCAACGGGTATGGTAGCACCGGAATCCAAAAAAGGAGTGCTTGTTACAGAAGCTGTAAGGGCAGAAGGGGGAAAACTCATAAACCGTGATGGTGAAAGATTCATGAGTAAATATGCTCCTGAAAAAATGGAATTGGCAACACGTGATGTTGTTGCAAGATCTATCTATCAGGAAATCGTAGAAGGTAGGGGAACTGAAAATGGTGGAGTATACCTTGATATTTCACATTTAGATGATGAGTATATTGAAGAAAAATTAGAAACAATGGTTTTACAATTTGAAAATGTTGGTGTAGATATTAAGCATGGCCCAATTGAAGTTGCTCCAACAGCACATCACTTTATGGGTGGTTTGAAAATCAATCCTGATGCATCAACTTCATTAAAAAATCTTTTTGGAGCGGGTGAAGTCTGTGGAGGAGTTCATGGAGCTAACCGTTTAGGTGGAAATGCTTTAGCTGATACCCAAGTATTCGGTAAAATCGCAGGTGAAAGTGCAAGTGAAATAGCTAAAACAACTGAACTGAAAAGCAACTATGAAATGGTTAAAGCAGAAGCATCAAGAATAGAATCTTTAATCAAAAAAGGTTCGATTAAACCAAAAGAATTTAAAAATAATATTAAAAAATTGATGTGGGAAAAAGTAGCTATTGTACGTGACGAAAAAACCTTAAATGAAGCATTAGCCCAACTTCAGGAAATGAAAAAAGAAATTGTTAATTTAGATGTTAAAAATACAAAGCAATATAATGATGATCTATTAACCGTGTTGGAAATAATTAATATGGTCGATATCTGTATTTTAACTGTGAAATCAGCAATATTGAGAAAAGAAAGTCGTGGGGCACATTATAGAAGCGATTTTCCTGAAACCAAAGATGAATGGAAAAAGAGCATAGTAATAAATAAAAATGAAATAAAATTCGAAGCTAGATAG
- a CDS encoding DUF120 domain-containing protein has protein sequence MKIEGEVTTGFGKAAYFLSQEFYTKEFEKNLGFIPFPGTLNLIINEKYLDNINELKNNCKNLIKPDEGFGAVKYIKAILNDEIKGAIVFPAKTTHEENYLEFICKDKLRDIKSIKDGDILSIEFFL, from the coding sequence ATGAAAATTGAGGGTGAAGTTACAACGGGTTTTGGAAAAGCGGCATATTTTTTATCACAGGAATTTTACACTAAAGAGTTTGAAAAAAATTTGGGATTTATACCATTTCCTGGAACATTAAATTTAATTATTAATGAAAAGTATTTAGACAATATAAATGAACTGAAAAACAATTGTAAAAACTTAATAAAACCTGATGAAGGTTTTGGTGCTGTAAAATATATTAAAGCCATTTTAAATGATGAAATTAAAGGAGCTATTGTGTTTCCAGCTAAAACAACTCATGAAGAAAATTATTTGGAATTTATATGCAAGGATAAGCTAAGGGATATAAAATCTATTAAGGATGGTGACATTTTATCAATAGAGTTTTTTTTGTAA
- the ribB gene encoding 3,4-dihydroxy-2-butanone-4-phosphate synthase, with protein sequence MNHETKLEKAFEAIRNGEFVLVFDDDDREGEVDMIIASEFVNPKSIATMRNDAGGLICNCLHSDFCDEIHLPFMVDIMQAASEKYPELSELAPNDIPYDDRSSFSIWVNHRKSFTGVTDYDRARTISDMALMMKEKRFDEFGATFRSPGHVCLLRGADGLVKNRQGHTEIGLALCEMAGVTPVCVVCEMMDGETGKATSISDACKYAEKNNLILLKGEDIINEYLKE encoded by the coding sequence ATGAATCATGAAACAAAATTAGAGAAAGCTTTCGAAGCAATTAGAAATGGAGAATTTGTACTGGTTTTCGATGATGATGATAGGGAAGGGGAAGTTGATATGATTATCGCTTCTGAATTTGTAAATCCTAAATCAATTGCAACCATGAGAAATGATGCTGGTGGTTTAATCTGCAATTGCCTGCATTCTGATTTTTGTGATGAAATTCATTTGCCGTTTATGGTTGACATTATGCAAGCAGCTAGTGAAAAATATCCAGAACTTAGTGAACTTGCACCAAATGATATTCCATATGATGATAGGTCATCATTTTCCATTTGGGTTAATCACAGAAAATCTTTCACTGGCGTAACAGATTATGACAGAGCAAGAACCATAAGTGACATGGCTTTAATGATGAAGGAAAAAAGATTTGATGAATTCGGTGCAACATTTAGATCCCCAGGTCATGTGTGTCTTTTAAGAGGAGCAGATGGACTTGTTAAAAATAGGCAGGGACATACTGAAATCGGCCTTGCATTATGTGAAATGGCTGGAGTTACTCCTGTTTGTGTGGTTTGTGAGATGATGGATGGTGAAACCGGAAAAGCCACTTCAATATCCGATGCTTGTAAATATGCAGAAAAAAACAATCTTATATTGCTTAAAGGCGAAGACATCATCAATGAATATTTAAAAGAATAG
- a CDS encoding cobyrinic acid a,c-diamide synthase, which yields MTKIGLAYINGAVPGFEDFGNLPTDVVGENGLVNGNKASKELDALIIPGGTLIESNEIDIPLNREIKHMARDGKPIIGICAGFQLLSNQIDIGRKSPVPILKEGLGIIDVDFSPLITSDRVVAKVYNNSFLVKNQKEDVTGFHTHTYGKVEGDAKILFYSKVQRMNYGDTNKKGDYNLFSGACNDDGNVIGTMIHGILDENPIIVNNLLEQIDATNTDEIYNRNKEVKKYLKGEIGINTGIKIPSIKGNKMPKYLMIGSNGSDSGKTFILTGLAGALTKRGYKVALLKVGPDVRDIIPGLYLTKGKMEDFASVKIGHLGWADIESTIDRLNNSDYDIVLIEGVMSVFTGILNEKVPFSAAEIAMSSNIPMILASGVNKGGIESAAIDLVSHANMLEKLGVSVEAILLNKVYNDKIFDNVVPYIKNNTHVENVLKLPKLKSGDMRGFIPEVEIRYDLFTSHAMDLIENNLDIDSVINMAHEVEFNKIYSFDEIKSKVI from the coding sequence ATGACAAAGATTGGACTTGCCTATATTAATGGAGCTGTTCCAGGATTTGAAGATTTTGGAAACTTGCCAACCGATGTTGTAGGTGAAAACGGATTAGTTAATGGTAATAAAGCTTCAAAAGAACTTGATGCATTAATAATACCTGGTGGAACATTAATTGAATCAAATGAGATTGATATTCCATTAAACAGAGAAATTAAACATATGGCACGTGATGGAAAACCTATTATTGGCATATGTGCAGGATTTCAATTATTATCAAATCAAATAGATATCGGCCGTAAATCTCCGGTGCCGATTCTTAAAGAAGGTCTTGGAATAATTGATGTTGATTTCTCACCATTGATTACAAGTGACCGTGTAGTTGCAAAAGTATATAATAACTCATTTTTAGTAAAAAACCAAAAAGAAGATGTGACTGGTTTTCATACTCACACTTATGGTAAAGTAGAAGGTGATGCTAAAATTCTGTTTTATTCAAAAGTTCAAAGAATGAATTATGGCGACACTAACAAAAAAGGTGATTATAACCTCTTTTCAGGTGCATGTAACGATGATGGCAATGTTATAGGAACAATGATTCATGGAATTTTAGATGAAAATCCGATTATTGTAAACAATCTATTAGAACAAATAGATGCTACAAATACTGATGAAATTTACAATAGAAACAAGGAGGTTAAAAAATATTTAAAAGGTGAGATCGGAATCAATACAGGTATTAAAATACCGTCGATTAAAGGAAATAAAATGCCAAAATACTTAATGATCGGAAGTAATGGGTCTGACTCTGGCAAGACTTTCATTTTAACCGGTCTTGCAGGTGCATTAACAAAAAGAGGTTATAAAGTAGCCCTTCTAAAAGTAGGTCCAGATGTACGTGACATTATACCTGGATTATATTTGACCAAAGGAAAAATGGAGGACTTCGCATCTGTCAAAATTGGACATTTAGGTTGGGCAGATATTGAATCTACAATAGACAGGTTGAATAATTCGGACTATGATATTGTACTTATTGAAGGAGTAATGAGCGTGTTTACTGGTATTTTAAATGAAAAAGTTCCTTTTTCAGCTGCTGAAATTGCAATGTCATCAAATATACCTATGATTCTTGCATCAGGCGTGAATAAAGGTGGAATTGAATCTGCAGCAATCGATTTAGTTTCCCATGCGAATATGCTGGAAAAACTTGGAGTTTCAGTAGAAGCAATTTTACTTAACAAGGTCTACAATGATAAGATATTTGATAATGTAGTTCCTTATATTAAAAACAACACACATGTTGAAAATGTTTTAAAACTTCCAAAATTAAAATCTGGAGATATGCGTGGATTTATTCCAGAAGTTGAAATAAGATATGATTTATTTACTTCACATGCAATGGATTTAATAGAAAATAACTTAGATATCGATTCAGTAATTAATATGGCCCATGAAGTTGAATTTAATAAAATTTACTCATTTGATGAAATTAAAAGTAAGGTGATATAA
- the gatA gene encoding Asp-tRNA(Asn)/Glu-tRNA(Gln) amidotransferase subunit GatA yields the protein MNVIEKLNSIKHGEMTAKENVEGFIKVIDENNEEINAFIELNKENALKQAEAIDEKIAKGDEVGTLAGLVFGIKANINVEDLIISAASKTLEDYIGSYNATAVEEILSEDGIIIGILNMDEFAAGSSTETSYYGPTQNPAAMGRIPGGSSGGCAAAIAAQMCDISIGSDTGGSIRNPASHCGVIGFKPTYGAVSRQGLLDLSMSLDQIGPLANDVSGIALALNTIAKYDQTECTTLNWDKPDFTEVLKDTSLEGMKIAVCKEFIEVTDDEINATVNKAINKLVEAGAELVEMSFDYIDLCLPTYYLINYVEFFSATRKYDGRDYGSRIEDVCGNEVLRRIKIGSHIAEAEFSGKYYKQALKARSVIRGEITSMLENVDLIVGPTVPKLPHEIGEKLEPMEMYAYDILTVIANLAGIPAASIPAGEVDSIPVGLQIQAKPLDDLKIIKAMSVFENTK from the coding sequence ATGAACGTTATTGAAAAATTAAACTCCATTAAACATGGAGAAATGACAGCTAAAGAAAATGTTGAAGGTTTCATTAAAGTTATCGATGAAAATAACGAAGAAATTAATGCATTTATTGAATTAAACAAAGAAAATGCATTGAAACAAGCGGAAGCTATTGATGAAAAAATAGCAAAAGGCGATGAAGTTGGTACTTTGGCTGGATTAGTATTTGGTATAAAAGCAAACATTAATGTTGAAGATTTAATTATTTCTGCAGCTTCCAAAACCTTAGAAGATTATATTGGAAGTTATAACGCAACTGCTGTTGAAGAAATCCTTTCTGAAGATGGTATAATCATTGGTATATTGAATATGGATGAATTTGCAGCAGGAAGTTCAACCGAAACTTCTTACTATGGACCTACTCAAAACCCGGCGGCCATGGGCAGGATTCCTGGAGGTTCCTCTGGTGGTTGTGCGGCAGCTATTGCAGCTCAAATGTGTGATATATCCATTGGTTCGGATACTGGAGGATCCATTAGAAATCCTGCATCTCACTGTGGTGTTATTGGATTCAAACCAACATATGGTGCTGTTTCAAGACAAGGTTTACTTGACTTATCAATGAGTCTGGATCAAATTGGACCTTTGGCAAATGATGTGAGTGGAATTGCACTAGCATTAAATACTATTGCAAAATATGACCAAACTGAATGTACAACTCTCAACTGGGATAAACCGGACTTTACTGAAGTATTAAAAGACACTTCCTTAGAAGGTATGAAAATAGCTGTATGTAAAGAATTTATTGAGGTTACAGATGATGAAATTAACGCAACTGTAAATAAAGCCATTAATAAATTAGTTGAAGCTGGTGCTGAACTTGTTGAAATGAGTTTTGATTATATTGATTTGTGTTTACCTACTTACTACTTAATTAACTATGTAGAATTCTTCTCTGCTACTAGAAAATATGATGGAAGGGATTATGGTTCTAGAATCGAAGATGTATGTGGAAATGAAGTATTAAGAAGAATTAAAATTGGTTCACATATTGCAGAAGCTGAATTTAGTGGAAAATATTATAAACAGGCATTAAAAGCAAGGTCTGTAATCAGAGGAGAAATTACCTCAATGCTTGAAAATGTTGATTTAATTGTTGGTCCTACTGTTCCTAAACTTCCTCATGAAATTGGTGAAAAGTTAGAGCCTATGGAAATGTATGCCTACGATATTTTAACAGTGATAGCCAATCTAGCAGGTATTCCGGCAGCAAGCATCCCTGCAGGTGAAGTGGATTCTATTCCTGTTGGTTTGCAAATTCAAGCAAAACCATTAGATGATTTAAAAATTATTAAGGCCATGAGTGTTTTTGAAAACACAAAATAA
- a CDS encoding HAD family hydrolase yields the protein MKKAVVFDNSGTLIERYRVIKDVLNGNVFTDINSLEIIEAADALALVVLQFNTNKLLELDQNTLISDVIKQFNIDFDISFSTKQVSKAEVKEILDNEKTAAIYDITDGFDILREKIPTMELCNGSALIVDMDLGQVAYTITSAGKFFPKVLETIEILKSRGIEIYIASGDRKGAINKLANMLDVPEENAYGTVSTRGKCEVVSILKEGGYKVMMVGDGLNDILAFKKADISVLTIEQQEEVSPKMLDKTDYVINDIFEVTNIDF from the coding sequence ATGAAAAAGGCAGTGGTGTTTGATAACTCAGGAACATTGATTGAAAGGTATAGGGTTATTAAAGATGTGTTAAATGGTAATGTATTTACGGATATTAATTCTTTGGAAATTATAGAAGCGGCAGACGCTCTTGCTTTAGTTGTTCTTCAATTCAATACTAACAAACTCTTGGAACTTGATCAAAATACTTTAATTTCAGATGTTATTAAACAATTCAATATTGATTTTGACATTAGTTTCTCTACCAAGCAGGTTTCTAAGGCGGAAGTTAAAGAAATTCTTGACAATGAAAAAACAGCTGCAATCTATGATATCACCGACGGATTCGATATTTTACGTGAAAAGATTCCTACTATGGAATTGTGCAACGGGTCAGCTTTAATTGTTGACATGGATTTGGGCCAGGTTGCATATACCATTACTTCAGCAGGCAAATTTTTCCCAAAAGTTTTAGAAACGATTGAAATATTAAAGTCCCGCGGCATTGAAATATATATTGCATCAGGAGATAGAAAGGGAGCAATTAATAAATTGGCTAACATGTTAGATGTTCCCGAAGAAAATGCATATGGAACTGTTTCTACAAGAGGCAAATGTGAAGTTGTTTCTATTCTAAAAGAAGGAGGTTATAAAGTCATGATGGTTGGAGATGGTCTTAATGATATTTTAGCCTTTAAAAAAGCGGATATTAGTGTTTTAACAATCGAGCAACAG